In Aedes albopictus strain Foshan chromosome 3, AalbF5, whole genome shotgun sequence, the following are encoded in one genomic region:
- the LOC109422651 gene encoding cryptochrome-1, which translates to MTVNNVLWFRHGLRLHDNPSLLEALRNDGGRSESVRLYPIFIFDGESAGTKLVGFNRMKFLLESLADLDRQLREIGGQLYVFRGNAVNVMRRLFEELNIRKLCFEQDCEPIWKPRDDAIVNLCNSMDVKCVEKVSHTLWDPEQVIRTNGGIPPLTYQMFLHTVNIIGKPPRSVAAPSFEFVEFGTIPSILAQEVKLQPIQNLSPEDFGIYYEGNPDISHQQWIGGETKALECLGRRLKQEEEAFLNGYFLPTQAKPEFLGPATSMSAALRFGCLSVRMFYWCVHDLYEKVQANNQYRHPGGQHITGQLIWREYFYTMSVHNPNYAEMEANPICLNIPWNEAKGDSLERWKEGRTGFPMIDAAMRQLLAEGWLHHILRNITATFLTRGALWISWEAGVQHFLKYLLDADWSVCAGNWMWVSSSAFEKLLDSSSCTSPIALARRLDPKGEYVRRYLPELKNLPTLYVHEPWKAPLDVQKECGCIVGRDYPAPMIDLARASNENANKMNSIRQTLMKSGGDTPPHCRPSDVEEIRNFFWLPEDVVADC; encoded by the exons GAACGAAATTGGTCGGCTTCAACCGGATGAAGTTTTTACTGGAGTCGTTGGCGGACCTTGACCGGCAGTTACGGGAAATTGGCGGGCAGCTGTACGTTTTCAGGGGTAATGCGGTCAACGTGATGCGTCGGTTGTTCGAGGAATTGAACATCCGGAAGCTGTGCTTCGAGCAGGACTGCGAGCCCATCTGGAAGCCACGTGACGATGCCATCGTTAACCTGTGCAACTCGATGGACGTCAAGTGTGTCGAGAAGGTATCGCATACTCTGTGGGATCCGGAGCAGGTCATCCGTACGAACGGGGGCATTCCACCGTTGACGTATCAGATGTTTTTG CACACCGTCAACATCATCGGCAAACCGCCCCGTTCGGTAGCTGCGCCCAGCTTCGAGTTCGTCGAATTCGGCACCATTCCATCGATTCTTGCCCAGGAGGTCAAACTGCAGCCAATTCAAAATCTCTCGCCGGAGGACTTTGGCATTTACTACGAGGGCAACCCGGACATCTCCCACCAGCAGTGGATTGGTGGCGAAACCAAGGCCCTCGAGTGCCTTGGCCGTAGACTGAAACAGGAGGAGGAAGCATTCCTGAACGGATACTTCCTGCCCACCCAGGCCAAGCCGGAGTTCCTTGGACCGGCCACGTCCATGAGTGCCGCGCTGCGGTTCGGGTGCCTATCGGTGCGTATGTTCTACTGGTGTGTCCACGACCTGTATGAGAAGGTGCAGGCCAACAACCAGTACCGACACCCGGGAGGGCAGCATATAACGGGTCAGCTGATTTGGCGGGAGTATTTCTACACCATGTCGGTGCACAACCCCAACTACGCCGAAATGGAGGCCAATCCGATTTGTTTGAACATTCCCTGGAACGAAGCGAAGGGCGACTCGCTGGAACGCTGGAAGGAAGGCCGAACTGGCTTTCCGATGATCGATGCCGCGATGCGGCAGCTGCTGGCCGAAGGGTGGCTGCATCACATTCTCAGGAACATTACTGCCAC ATTCCTAACACGTGGTGCCCTGTGGATTAGCTGGGAAGCGGGAGTGCAACATTTCCTCAAATACCTCCTGGATGCCGATTGGTCCGTTTGCGCCGGCAACTGGATGTGGGTTTCGTCGTCCGCATTTGAAAAGCTACTGGATTCTTCGTCGTGCACTTCGCCGATTGCCCTAGCTAGGCGCCTGGATCCCAAAGGGGAGTACGTGCGACGGTATTTGCCGGAGCTGAAGAACCTCCCGACGCTCTATGT CCACGAACCATGGAAAGCACCGTTGGACGTGCAAAAGGAGTGCGGCTGCATCGTGGGCCGAGACTATCCGGCACCGATGATCGATCTAGCGAGGGCCAGCAACGAAAACGCCAACAAGATGAACAGCATCCGACAGACGCTGATGAAAAGCGGTGGAGATACTCCACCGCACTGCCGCCCATCGGATGTCGAGGAGATCCGGAACTTCTTCTGGCTTCCGGAGGATGTGGTTGCCGACTGTTGA